In Archocentrus centrarchus isolate MPI-CPG fArcCen1 chromosome 1, fArcCen1, whole genome shotgun sequence, the following proteins share a genomic window:
- the LOC115778483 gene encoding uncharacterized protein LOC115778483 yields MNDIHSEYEIREKIIRTTTDNGSNFIKAFRVFGEDENNVNAEEVTDEDPTHDDQDEEVEFIDIGSIMTEDDGLQYQLPKHHRCACHLLNLVSTVDANNANKVEAYKKLSRSAFSKCQALWNKTAKSTTAAGVVEEHCKLQLIQPNATRWNSFYLAVERILRILKVQGEGAVRAVCAALDVPMYSPADIAFLGEYANTMGPVAKAINILQEESNIQMGWLLPTISALVSKLDKTRALLKFCKPLIDALQEGLKKRFGEMMSDPELVAAAILHPKFKKSWTADEGVLKLDISGTV; encoded by the exons ATGAATGACATACACTCAGAATATGAAATCCGTGAGAAGATCATCAGAACCACAACTGATAATGGTTCAAACTTCATTAAAGCATTCAGAGTGTTTGGAGAAGATGAAAACAACGTTAACGCTGAGGAGGTAACTGATGAAGATCCAACACATGATGATCAGGATGAGGAGGTGGAATTCATTGACATTGGCAGCATTATGACTGAAGATGATGGTCTCCAATACCAACTTCCAAAGCATCATCGGTGTGCTTGCCATTTGTTGAATCTGGTTTCTACGGTGGATGCAAATAATGCAAACAAGGTAGAGGCCTACAAGAAATTGTCGAGGTCTGCCTTCTCCAAATGTCAGGCTCTCTGGAACAAGACTGCAAAGTCTACTACTGCTGCAGGGGTCGTTGAAGAACACTGCAAACTTCAGCTGATACAACCTAATGCAACAAGGTGGAACTCCTTTTACTTGGCTGTAGAGCGGATCCTGAGAATCCTCAAAGTACAAGGAGAGGGAGCTGTGAGAGCTGTCTGTGCTGCCCTTGATGTTCCAAT GTACAGTCCAGCTGACATCGCCTTTTTGGGTGAATATGCCAACACCATGGGTCCAGTTGCAAAGGCAATAAACATACTTCAGGAAGAATCCAATATTCAGATGGGATGGCTGCTCCCTACAATCAGCGCCCTCGTCTCCAAGCTTGACAAAACCAGAGCGTTGCTGAAATTCTGTAAGCCACTGATTGATGCCCTGCAAGAAGGTTTGAAGAAACGATTTGGGGAAATGATGTCTGACCCAGAGCTGGTTGCTGCAGCCATTCTACATCCAAAATTCAAGAAATCCTGGACTGCTGATGAAGGGGTCCTCAAATTAG